From a single Larimichthys crocea isolate SSNF chromosome XIII, L_crocea_2.0, whole genome shotgun sequence genomic region:
- the LOC104936317 gene encoding zinc finger protein 706 translates to MARGHQKIQSQQKNAKKQADIKKSKGHDQKAAAKAALVYTCTVCRTQMPDPKTFKQHFESKHPKSPLPPELVDVEA, encoded by the exons ATGGCCCGTGGGCACCAGAAGATCCAGTCCCAGCAGAAGAATGCCAAAAAGCAGGCTGACATCAAGAAGAGCAAAGGCCATGACcagaaagcagcagcaaagGCTGCTTTAgtatacacatgcacagtgtgTCGG ACTCAAATGCCTGACCCGAAAACCTTTAAGCAGCACTTTGAAAGCAAGCATCCAAAGTCCCCGTTGCCCCCGGAGTTGGTCGATGTGGAGGCGTAA